A single genomic interval of uncultured Desulfobulbus sp. harbors:
- the nadC gene encoding carboxylating nicotinate-nucleotide diphosphorylase, giving the protein MDTFLLDTLLRGFLLEDLEHGDITTESIFSREDQSEACFVARHPMTVVGMATVATRVFQLLDATVVCDNAIPDGQRVEQGEVLLHFQGATRTLLRGERVALNLVQRLCGIATLTSAFADQVKHTRAKVVDTRKTTPGLRMLEKYAVRSSGGHNHRYSLSDGVLIKDNHIAACGSITEAVRRVRQRVPHTINVEVETDTLTQVEECLLCGVGVIMLDNMDLPTMREAVQLINGRAIVEASGGVNLETVRGIAETGVDIISVGALTHSAKACDIGMDWRS; this is encoded by the coding sequence ATGGATACCTTTTTACTTGATACGCTGCTGCGCGGTTTTCTCCTCGAGGACCTGGAACACGGGGACATCACCACCGAGTCGATTTTTTCCAGAGAGGATCAGTCCGAGGCCTGTTTTGTCGCCCGCCATCCCATGACCGTGGTCGGCATGGCCACGGTGGCCACCCGCGTCTTTCAACTGCTGGATGCAACGGTGGTCTGCGATAACGCCATCCCCGATGGCCAACGGGTGGAGCAGGGCGAGGTCCTGCTCCATTTCCAGGGGGCGACCCGCACCCTTCTGCGCGGCGAGCGGGTGGCGCTCAACCTGGTGCAGCGGCTCTGCGGCATCGCCACCCTGACCTCGGCCTTTGCCGATCAGGTCAAGCACACCAGGGCCAAGGTGGTGGATACCCGCAAGACCACACCCGGCCTGCGCATGCTGGAGAAGTACGCGGTCCGTTCCAGCGGCGGCCACAACCACCGCTACAGCCTCAGCGACGGTGTCCTGATCAAGGACAACCACATCGCGGCCTGCGGTTCGATCACCGAGGCGGTCCGCCGGGTGCGCCAGCGGGTGCCGCATACCATCAACGTCGAGGTCGAGACCGATACCCTGACCCAGGTCGAGGAATGCCTCCTTTGCGGGGTGGGGGTGATCATGCTCGACAACATGGATCTGCCGACCATGCGCGAGGCAGTCCAGCTGATCAACGGCCGGGCAATCGTCGAGGCCTCGGGCGGGGTCAATCTCGAGACCGTGCGCGGCATTGCCGAAACCGGGGTGGATATCATCTCGGTCGGAGCCCTGACCCATTCCGCCAAGGCCTGCGATATCGGTATGGACTGGCGGAGCTGA
- a CDS encoding valine--tRNA ligase, producing MNETESKRPEKYDLPKAYEFGEVEQRWYTHWLEEKTFSARMEEGRDSFSIVIPPPNVTGVLHIGHALNNTLQDLLVRYHRMKGDNTLWVPGTDHAGIATQNVVERQLAAEQLTRHDLGREKFIERVWSWKEEKGGTIINQLKRMGASCDWDRERFTMDEGLSKAVREVFVRLYKEGLIYKGDYIVNWCPRCHTALADDEVEHDPTDGKLYHIRYPYADGSGYVVVATTRPETMLGDTAVAVHPEDERYQHLGEIGISLPLTGRTIPVVFDHHVQREFGTGALKVTPAHDRDDYEIGLRHDLPRLKVMDDKGVMNGEAGAYAGLDRFACRKKIVNDLEEQGFLEKIEDYQHAVGKCYRCATVVEPTTSKQWFVSVRPLADKAVAAVEEGRIKLYPNTWYRTFYAWMENIRDWCISRQIWWGHRIPAWTCEGCGKLVVEVEDPQACPFCGSDKLNQENDVLDTWFSSALWPFSTLGWPEQTRELATFYPTSVLITSFDILFFWVARMMMMGLHFMDEVPFHDVYLHALVRDKFGKKMSKSTGNVIDPLVMIGQYGTDAFRFTLTAFAAQGREIRMDEERIDGYRRFINKLWNAARFAQMHLKEVDPAIVELAREPAKLALAHRWILSRINATIKDVRAALDGYNFNEVASASYQFVWHEFCDWYLEWIKADLFSDDTLARDQAKAVLLIVLEQVLKLMHPITPFVTEEIWSQLPGERKTIMLESFPVVNEAWEDAEAENAMNLLMGVISGLRTIRTEAEVHPSAKIEAMLICPDAAKRQLLTDFAAGVQAMVRASAFSIVAEGTVPDDAGHALVQDVELVVPLKGLIDVEGELDKLAREKGKLDKELARIVGKLGNDKFISNAPADVVAKEKEKEAEIRARLEKNTESTERLSKLR from the coding sequence ATGAACGAGACTGAGAGTAAGCGTCCTGAGAAATACGATCTGCCCAAGGCCTACGAGTTTGGCGAGGTCGAACAGCGTTGGTACACCCATTGGCTGGAAGAGAAAACATTCAGCGCCCGGATGGAAGAGGGCAGGGACTCCTTTTCCATTGTCATTCCGCCGCCCAACGTCACCGGCGTGCTGCATATCGGCCATGCCCTGAACAACACCCTCCAGGATCTCCTGGTGCGCTATCACCGCATGAAGGGCGACAACACCCTCTGGGTGCCGGGGACCGATCATGCCGGTATCGCCACCCAGAACGTGGTCGAGCGGCAACTGGCCGCGGAACAACTCACCCGCCACGACTTGGGCCGGGAAAAGTTCATCGAGCGGGTCTGGAGCTGGAAGGAGGAGAAGGGCGGCACCATCATCAATCAGCTCAAGCGGATGGGCGCCTCCTGCGACTGGGACCGCGAGCGATTCACCATGGACGAGGGGCTGTCCAAGGCGGTGCGCGAGGTCTTTGTCCGTCTGTACAAGGAAGGGCTGATCTACAAGGGCGATTACATCGTCAACTGGTGTCCGCGCTGCCATACGGCGCTGGCCGATGACGAGGTCGAGCACGACCCGACGGACGGCAAGCTCTACCATATCCGCTATCCCTATGCCGACGGCTCCGGCTACGTGGTGGTGGCCACCACCCGTCCTGAGACCATGCTCGGCGACACCGCGGTTGCGGTCCATCCCGAGGACGAGCGTTACCAGCATCTGGGGGAGATCGGCATCAGCCTGCCACTGACCGGCCGTACCATCCCCGTGGTCTTTGATCACCATGTGCAGCGCGAGTTCGGGACCGGCGCGCTCAAGGTCACCCCGGCCCATGATCGCGACGACTACGAGATCGGCCTGCGCCACGACCTGCCGCGACTCAAGGTGATGGACGACAAGGGGGTGATGAACGGTGAGGCCGGCGCCTATGCCGGACTGGACCGCTTCGCCTGCCGCAAAAAGATCGTCAACGACCTGGAAGAGCAGGGCTTTCTCGAAAAGATCGAAGACTACCAGCACGCGGTGGGCAAGTGCTACCGCTGTGCCACCGTGGTCGAACCCACCACCTCCAAGCAGTGGTTCGTCTCCGTGCGCCCCCTGGCCGACAAGGCCGTGGCCGCGGTCGAGGAGGGGCGGATCAAGCTCTATCCCAACACCTGGTACCGCACCTTCTATGCCTGGATGGAGAACATCCGCGACTGGTGCATCTCCCGTCAGATCTGGTGGGGCCACCGCATTCCCGCCTGGACCTGCGAGGGCTGCGGCAAGTTGGTGGTCGAGGTCGAGGACCCGCAGGCCTGTCCCTTCTGCGGCTCGGACAAGCTCAATCAGGAAAACGATGTCCTCGATACCTGGTTCAGCTCCGCCCTCTGGCCCTTTTCCACCCTGGGTTGGCCGGAGCAGACCCGCGAGTTGGCCACCTTCTACCCGACCTCGGTGCTGATCACCAGCTTCGACATCCTCTTCTTCTGGGTGGCGCGGATGATGATGATGGGCCTGCATTTCATGGATGAGGTCCCCTTTCACGACGTCTATCTCCACGCCCTGGTGCGCGACAAGTTCGGCAAGAAGATGTCCAAGTCCACCGGCAACGTCATCGACCCCCTGGTGATGATCGGGCAGTACGGCACCGACGCCTTCCGTTTCACCCTCACCGCCTTTGCCGCCCAGGGGCGCGAGATCCGCATGGACGAGGAGCGGATCGACGGCTACCGCCGTTTCATCAACAAGCTGTGGAACGCGGCCCGCTTCGCCCAGATGCACCTCAAGGAGGTCGATCCCGCCATTGTCGAGCTGGCCAGGGAACCGGCCAAACTGGCCCTGGCCCATCGCTGGATACTCAGCCGCATCAATGCCACCATCAAGGACGTGCGTGCGGCCCTGGACGGCTACAACTTCAACGAGGTGGCTTCCGCTTCCTACCAGTTTGTGTGGCACGAGTTCTGCGATTGGTACCTGGAGTGGATCAAGGCGGATCTGTTCAGCGACGACACCCTTGCCCGCGACCAGGCCAAGGCGGTGCTGCTGATCGTGCTCGAGCAGGTGTTGAAGCTGATGCACCCGATCACCCCCTTTGTCACCGAGGAGATCTGGAGCCAGCTGCCCGGCGAGCGTAAGACCATCATGCTCGAATCCTTCCCGGTTGTGAATGAGGCCTGGGAGGATGCCGAGGCCGAGAACGCGATGAACCTGCTCATGGGGGTCATTTCCGGCCTGCGCACCATCCGTACCGAGGCCGAGGTGCACCCGAGCGCCAAGATCGAGGCCATGCTCATCTGCCCGGATGCGGCGAAACGGCAACTGCTCACCGACTTTGCCGCCGGTGTCCAGGCCATGGTGCGCGCGAGTGCATTCTCCATTGTCGCTGAAGGCACGGTGCCCGACGATGCCGGTCATGCCCTGGTGCAGGATGTGGAATTGGTGGTGCCGCTCAAGGGATTGATCGACGTCGAAGGCGAGTTGGACAAGCTGGCCCGGGAGAAGGGCAAACTCGACAAGGAGTTGGCGCGTATCGTCGGCAAGCTCGGCAACGACAAGTTCATCAGCAACGCGCCTGCGGATGTCGTCGCCAAGGAGAAGGAGAAGGAGGCGGAGATTCGTGCCCGTCTTGAAAAGAATACCGAGTCCACCGAACGGTTGAGCAAGCTGCGCTGA
- a CDS encoding deoxyguanosinetriphosphate triphosphohydrolase, which yields MVETIREQLEEQEKRTLSPHACLSSRSRGRLFGDPDPCCLRTVFQRDRDRIIHSKTFRRLKHKTQVFLAPAGDHYRTRLTHVLEVSQIARTMAVCLRLNEYLTEAIALGHDLGHTPFGHAGEYSLNLLHPKGFKHYRQSLRIVDFLENDGRGLNLTWEVRNGILKHSKGYGEILPDDTTELAATLEGQLVRVADIMAYVNHDMDDALRADMLQASDLPEHLRAVLGDRASERINSMVVDLVKTTVARDDGKLHLSERMNETITELRAFLYDHVYRNCRVHNEFEKAQRIIRDLYGFFLGHEFPENGIASCCRKRDPARSVEEEQQRHRMVCDFIAGMTDRYAMALYSQVYMPKPWSML from the coding sequence ATGGTTGAGACAATCAGGGAGCAGCTCGAGGAACAGGAAAAACGGACCCTCTCGCCCCATGCTTGTCTCAGCAGCCGTTCAAGGGGGCGACTCTTCGGCGACCCGGATCCCTGCTGCCTGCGGACTGTCTTTCAGCGGGACCGTGATCGCATCATCCACTCCAAGACCTTTCGCCGGCTCAAGCACAAGACCCAGGTCTTTCTCGCCCCGGCCGGCGATCATTACCGCACCCGCCTGACCCATGTGCTGGAGGTCTCGCAGATCGCCCGCACCATGGCGGTCTGCCTGCGGCTCAACGAATACCTGACCGAGGCCATTGCCCTGGGCCACGACCTTGGCCACACCCCCTTTGGCCATGCGGGCGAGTACAGCCTGAATCTCTTGCATCCCAAGGGGTTCAAGCATTATCGCCAGAGTCTGCGCATTGTCGATTTCCTGGAGAACGACGGGCGCGGCCTCAACCTCACCTGGGAGGTGCGCAACGGTATTCTCAAGCATTCCAAGGGCTACGGCGAGATCCTTCCCGACGATACCACCGAACTCGCCGCCACCCTGGAAGGCCAGCTGGTGCGGGTGGCGGATATCATGGCCTATGTCAACCACGACATGGACGACGCCCTGCGCGCCGATATGCTCCAGGCAAGCGATCTGCCCGAACATCTTCGGGCAGTCCTGGGCGATCGGGCCTCGGAGCGGATCAACTCCATGGTGGTCGATCTGGTCAAGACCACGGTGGCTCGCGATGACGGAAAGCTCCATCTCAGTGAACGGATGAACGAGACCATCACCGAGTTGCGCGCCTTTCTCTACGACCATGTCTATCGCAACTGCCGGGTGCACAACGAGTTTGAAAAGGCGCAGCGGATCATCCGCGATCTGTATGGTTTTTTTCTGGGACATGAGTTCCCGGAAAACGGGATCGCCTCCTGCTGCCGCAAACGTGATCCCGCCCGTTCGGTCGAGGAAGAGCAGCAGCGGCACCGCATGGTGTGCGATTTCATCGCCGGTATGACCGATCGCTACGCCATGGCCCTCTATTCACAAGTGTATATGCCCAAGCCGTGGAGCATGCTGTAA
- the thpR gene encoding RNA 2',3'-cyclic phosphodiesterase, whose product MNKRLFVAIDPPQDVRDQLSGLCCGLPDARWTPVDQFHLTLCFIGEVDGATFLDIREALAELQSPAFDLRFKGVGFFPPRGLPKVVWAGVEGNEPLMRLQRKITTRFVQLGLELENRKYSPHITLARLRQTPASKVGKYLTLNNLFASSSFSVSQYVLYSSVLGRKGAAHIVEQVFPLIS is encoded by the coding sequence ATGAACAAACGTCTCTTTGTCGCCATCGATCCACCCCAGGACGTCCGTGACCAGCTGAGCGGCCTCTGCTGCGGTCTGCCCGATGCCCGCTGGACCCCGGTCGACCAGTTCCACCTCACCCTCTGTTTCATCGGCGAGGTCGACGGCGCCACCTTCCTCGACATCCGCGAAGCCCTGGCGGAACTGCAAAGCCCGGCCTTTGACCTGCGCTTCAAGGGGGTGGGCTTTTTTCCGCCCCGTGGCCTGCCGAAAGTGGTCTGGGCCGGAGTGGAAGGAAACGAGCCGTTGATGCGCCTGCAGCGAAAGATAACCACCCGTTTCGTGCAGTTGGGGCTGGAGCTGGAAAACCGTAAATACAGTCCCCATATCACCCTCGCCCGCCTGCGGCAAACGCCAGCCTCCAAGGTGGGCAAGTACCTCACCCTCAACAATCTTTTTGCCTCTTCCTCCTTTAGTGTCAGCCAGTATGTGCTCTATTCCAGCGTTCTCGGTCGGAAAGGCGCTGCTCACATTGTCGAGCAGGTTTTTCCATTGATTTCCTGA
- a CDS encoding TOBE domain-containing protein gives MTPLRPQQLSSEHTAELQPGGIIPIVNEGACLDSAQLHSLELSFRQWTAASPRRDVQLSRRRVLLIFLLIRYTGAKLNEVLELDPFADICGQQVCIGNRGAEDGSCNRTITLPEPVALEIEQALGDSDFRNTLTNLFAVDPAFIRKKFYERAQDCGFDKKLAGPEMIRRARAVELMQSNMPLPAVQKLLGHASPNLTTAHVTYSAEELQRVTQSFLERESKRTSSARNTFFGKITAIKRGDIQALVTLVTPGGYTITTLITLESLDRLALQVGRLVTAEIKAPWVMLQPSEAVVETSAENQFSGKVVRIQRGKIVTEYVVRLDDGSEICALIADKGDQKLVCTEGDSVRVFFNCFAVILHD, from the coding sequence ATGACTCCCCTACGACCTCAACAGCTTTCGTCCGAACACACTGCAGAACTCCAGCCCGGTGGCATCATCCCCATCGTCAACGAAGGCGCGTGCCTGGATTCCGCCCAGTTGCACAGTCTGGAGCTATCATTTCGCCAATGGACAGCGGCCTCCCCCCGCCGTGATGTGCAACTCTCCCGCCGCCGGGTGCTCCTCATTTTTTTGCTCATACGCTATACCGGCGCCAAGCTGAACGAGGTGCTTGAGCTCGATCCCTTTGCCGATATTTGCGGGCAGCAGGTCTGCATCGGCAATCGGGGGGCTGAAGACGGCAGCTGCAACCGCACCATCACCCTCCCCGAACCCGTTGCCCTGGAAATAGAACAGGCCCTGGGGGACAGCGATTTCCGCAACACCCTCACCAACCTGTTTGCGGTCGATCCTGCTTTTATTCGCAAAAAATTTTATGAACGTGCCCAGGACTGCGGTTTCGACAAAAAACTGGCCGGGCCGGAGATGATCCGCCGGGCACGGGCCGTGGAACTGATGCAAAGCAACATGCCGCTGCCGGCTGTCCAGAAACTGCTCGGCCATGCATCGCCCAACCTGACCACCGCCCATGTGACCTACTCCGCCGAGGAGCTCCAGCGGGTCACCCAGTCCTTCCTGGAACGTGAATCGAAGCGAACCTCCAGCGCCCGCAACACCTTTTTCGGCAAAATCACCGCGATCAAACGCGGCGACATCCAGGCCCTGGTCACACTGGTCACCCCGGGGGGATATACCATCACCACCCTCATTACCCTGGAGAGTCTCGACCGATTGGCCCTGCAGGTCGGGCGGCTGGTGACCGCGGAGATCAAGGCCCCCTGGGTCATGCTGCAACCCAGTGAGGCAGTGGTCGAAACCAGCGCTGAAAATCAATTTTCAGGGAAGGTGGTGCGAATTCAACGGGGGAAGATTGTTACCGAGTATGTGGTGCGTCTTGACGACGGAAGCGAGATTTGTGCCTTAATCGCCGACAAGGGAGATCAGAAACTAGTCTGCACGGAAGGGGACTCGGTGCGGGTGTTTTTTAACTGTTTTGCCGTTATTTTGCACGACTGA